The Garra rufa chromosome 8, GarRuf1.0, whole genome shotgun sequence genome has a segment encoding these proteins:
- the ndufa4l2a gene encoding NADH dehydrogenase [ubiquinone] 1 alpha subcomplex subunit 4-like 2 isoform X2 produces the protein MLRKVRDQVKKHPGLIPQFFFICLGMGGAFLYLFRLARGPHVTWNKSNNPEPWNKLSPSYQYKEFDNNSGKLESFHNHGE, from the exons ATGCTGCGGAAAGTCCGAGATCAGGTCAAGAAACACCCAGGA CTCATCCCACAGTTTTTCTTCATCTGTCTGGGCATGGGTGGAGCATTCCTTTATTTGTTTCGTCTTGCCAGAGGACCTCATGTCAC CTGGAACAAAAGCAACAACCCAGAACCTTGGAATAAGCTCAGTCCAAGCTACCAGTACAAG gaattcgacaacaacagtggtaagttggaatctttccacaatcacggtgagtaa
- the ndufa4l2a gene encoding NADH dehydrogenase [ubiquinone] 1 alpha subcomplex subunit 4-like 2 isoform X1: MLRKVRDQVKKHPGLIPQFFFICLGMGGAFLYLFRLARGPHVTWNKSNNPEPWNKLSPSYQYKFVAINTDYKNLKKEGPDF; this comes from the exons ATGCTGCGGAAAGTCCGAGATCAGGTCAAGAAACACCCAGGA CTCATCCCACAGTTTTTCTTCATCTGTCTGGGCATGGGTGGAGCATTCCTTTATTTGTTTCGTCTTGCCAGAGGACCTCATGTCAC CTGGAACAAAAGCAACAACCCAGAACCTTGGAATAAGCTCAGTCCAAGCTACCAGTACAAG TTCGTAGCCATTAACACAGACTACAAAAACCTGAAGAAGGAAGGACCAGACTTCTGA